In one Parageobacillus genomosp. 1 genomic region, the following are encoded:
- a CDS encoding RluA family pseudouridine synthase: protein MWLKKGDWLECIIPSFWQGFTIEMLLKEVWYASKKFAHQLRMEKGIKLNGKEVSWQTPLQEKDRLQLYLYKPEPSIILPEYRELSVLWEDEHLLIINKDAGIDIHPSEPSQTGTLANAVAFHLQSQGILTKIRHIHRLDRDTSGTILFAKHMLAGTTLDRMLEKREIKRTYVALVHGIIKKRTGTISAPIGRDRHHPTRRRVSKTGANAVTHYRVLHTFPNEQTSLVELSLDTGRTHQIRVHMSYIGHPLVGDVLYGGKETFHRQALHAVKLSFSHPFTNESISCLAPAHDFPVDLTPFYHN from the coding sequence ATGTGGTTGAAAAAAGGTGACTGGCTGGAATGTATCATTCCATCTTTTTGGCAAGGGTTCACCATTGAAATGCTGCTAAAAGAAGTCTGGTATGCCTCGAAAAAATTTGCCCACCAGCTGCGCATGGAAAAAGGAATCAAGCTCAACGGAAAAGAAGTATCATGGCAAACGCCATTACAAGAAAAGGACCGCCTGCAGCTGTATCTTTATAAACCTGAACCTTCCATCATTCTTCCTGAGTATCGGGAGCTTTCTGTTTTATGGGAAGACGAGCATCTGCTCATTATTAATAAAGACGCCGGCATCGACATCCATCCTTCCGAACCTTCGCAAACTGGGACGTTGGCGAATGCTGTGGCCTTTCATTTACAATCGCAAGGGATTTTAACAAAAATTCGGCACATCCATCGGCTTGACCGTGATACATCAGGAACGATTTTGTTTGCCAAGCATATGCTTGCCGGAACAACACTTGATCGCATGTTGGAAAAGCGAGAAATTAAACGGACATACGTAGCGCTCGTCCATGGGATCATAAAAAAGCGAACCGGTACGATATCCGCGCCGATCGGGCGCGACCGCCATCATCCGACAAGACGGCGTGTTTCTAAAACAGGGGCAAATGCGGTAACGCACTATCGCGTCTTACATACGTTTCCGAATGAGCAAACATCGCTCGTAGAGCTTTCCTTGGATACCGGGCGTACGCATCAAATTCGCGTCCATATGAGTTACATCGGCCATCCATTAGTCGGAGATGTGTTGTACGGCGGAAAGGAGACATTCCATCGCCAAGCGCTTCATGCCGTTAAGTTGTCGTTTTCTCATCCTTTCACGAACGAATCCATTTCCTGCCTTGCTCCTGCCCACGACTTTCCCGTTGATCTCACACCGTTTTATCACAATTAA
- a CDS encoding YhcU family protein: protein MKIVCAVTEEQEKYMNYLVHYFYTNIFPYFFDDEQIHELENLEILSLDREHVTYNGTMKEAFQIISALQSLITIIEYIGESGDYERYRSLFERNINILRRHGITFPFMIEQFANKRRYPCSAYFPSSGKWLM from the coding sequence ATGAAAATTGTTTGCGCGGTAACAGAGGAACAGGAAAAATATATGAATTATTTAGTGCATTATTTTTATACAAACATTTTTCCATATTTTTTTGACGATGAACAGATTCATGAGTTGGAGAACTTGGAAATTCTTTCGCTTGATAGAGAACATGTTACATACAACGGAACGATGAAGGAAGCGTTTCAAATTATTTCAGCTTTGCAATCATTGATTACAATCATTGAATATATTGGAGAAAGCGGCGATTATGAGCGGTACCGTTCCTTATTTGAACGAAATATCAACATTCTTAGACGGCACGGCATTACATTTCCGTTTATGATTGAGCAGTTTGCGAACAAAAGGCGCTATCCGTGCAGTGCGTATTTTCCATCGTCGGGCAAATGGTTAATGTAA
- a CDS encoding thioredoxin family protein: MKKLLIFGGIIVVLFAAIAFLTTYEQKEAVKDNPYHKKELHPATVDQLDDPNYQNIILPDELEQKLKNKETVTVYFYSPTCPHCQKTTPIVVPLAKQMGIDLKMFNLLEFEDGWDKYHIEGTPTLIHYEKGKEVKRIDGYHDEAVFRDWFSSFSDHKK, encoded by the coding sequence TTGAAAAAACTGCTTATTTTTGGTGGCATCATTGTTGTTTTATTTGCCGCGATCGCTTTTCTCACCACATACGAGCAAAAAGAAGCCGTTAAAGACAATCCTTATCATAAAAAAGAACTTCATCCCGCGACCGTTGATCAGCTTGATGACCCAAATTATCAAAACATCATTTTACCCGACGAACTGGAGCAAAAATTAAAAAATAAAGAAACGGTCACCGTCTATTTTTACAGCCCTACTTGCCCCCACTGCCAAAAAACAACCCCGATCGTCGTTCCTTTGGCAAAACAAATGGGGATTGACTTAAAAATGTTTAACCTGCTTGAATTCGAAGACGGGTGGGACAAGTATCATATTGAAGGAACACCAACTCTTATCCATTATGAAAAAGGAAAAGAAGTAAAACGAATCGATGGCTATCATGACGAAGCAGTTTTCCGTGACTGGTTTTCTTCCTTTTCCGACCACAAAAAATGA
- a CDS encoding disulfide oxidoreductase: MKEKKNLENALVGAWGISLIATLGSLYFSEVLKFIPCDLCWFQRIFMYPQVILLGLAVIRKEYGIARYSLALSVIGGSISLYHYLIQKVPFFQSHAISCGRIPCTGQYINWLGFITIPFLALVAFVLISVLSMIIIRQEKEGKRN, translated from the coding sequence ATGAAAGAGAAAAAAAACTTGGAAAACGCGCTTGTTGGCGCCTGGGGAATTTCATTGATCGCGACGCTTGGGAGCCTTTACTTTTCCGAGGTTTTAAAATTTATTCCTTGCGACCTTTGCTGGTTTCAGCGCATTTTTATGTATCCGCAAGTGATTTTGTTAGGGCTTGCTGTCATTCGGAAAGAATATGGTATCGCTCGCTATAGCCTGGCGCTGTCGGTCATTGGCGGATCGATTTCCCTGTACCACTATCTTATACAAAAAGTGCCGTTTTTTCAAAGCCACGCCATTTCCTGCGGCCGTATTCCTTGTACAGGACAATACATCAATTGGCTCGGCTTTATTACGATTCCGTTTTTAGCGCTCGTCGCCTTTGTTCTGATTAGCGTGTTAAGCATGATCATTATTCGCCAAGAGAAAGAAGGGAAACGAAATTGA
- a CDS encoding CBS domain-containing protein produces the protein MNNNNGNKVQDVMTKNVATVSPNQTVQEAAQIMSEKNIGALPVVENGQVIGMITDRDITLRTSAQGKDPASIRVSEVMTNRVVTGTPDMSVQEAAKVMAQHQVRRLPIVENNQLQGIVALGDIATNSASDEAAGQALTNISEPSQPQG, from the coding sequence TTGAACAATAATAACGGGAATAAAGTTCAAGATGTTATGACGAAAAACGTCGCAACAGTTTCTCCAAACCAAACGGTGCAAGAAGCTGCGCAAATCATGAGCGAGAAAAATATTGGTGCGCTTCCAGTAGTGGAAAACGGGCAAGTAATAGGGATGATTACCGACCGTGACATTACGTTGCGTACGTCGGCGCAAGGAAAAGACCCGGCTTCTATACGTGTATCGGAAGTGATGACCAATCGCGTAGTCACAGGTACGCCGGATATGAGCGTGCAAGAGGCAGCGAAAGTAATGGCGCAGCATCAAGTCCGCCGTTTGCCGATTGTGGAAAACAATCAGCTTCAAGGCATTGTCGCTTTAGGTGACATTGCGACAAACAGCGCTTCTGATGAGGCGGCAGGACAAGCATTGACAAACATTTCTGAGCCGTCGCAGCCACAAGGATAA
- a CDS encoding phospho-sugar mutase yields MDWKSKYEQWLAYKPLDEELKQLLQKRQDDWKWLEDGFYKNLEFGTGGMRGEIGPGTNRMNIYTVRKASEGLARYIGSFGEEAKKRGVVIAYDSRHKSREFAMEAAKTLATHGIQTYVFDELRPTPELSFAVRYLHAFSGIVITASHNPPEYNGYKVYGEDGGQLPPETADAVIRYVNEVENELDIHVEDEAILKEKGLIQIIGEEVDNAYIEAVKTVSLQPKLAEEVDINIVFTPLHGTSNKPVRRALKELGYRNVFVVKEQEQPDPNFSTVASPNPEEHAAFALAIELGKQVNADLLIATDPDADRLGIAVKNEQGEYIVLTGNQTGGLLLYYLLSQKKEKGILPENGVVLKTIVTSEFGRVIAQSFGLDTVDTLTGFKFIGEKIKEYEQTGQYTFQFGYEESYGYLIGDFARDKDAVQAAVLAAEVCAFYKKQGMSLYEGLIQLFDQYGYYREGQQSLTLKGKEGAETIQAILTSFRNEPPTEVAGKKVTVIEDYKTKERIHTLTGEKTVITLPTSNVLKYVLEDDSWFCLRPSGTEPKIKVYFGVKGQSLADSEAKLQQLSDAVMKRVHDFLRTASLS; encoded by the coding sequence GTGGATTGGAAAAGCAAATACGAGCAATGGTTGGCATATAAACCGTTAGACGAGGAATTAAAACAGTTATTACAGAAACGGCAAGATGACTGGAAGTGGCTTGAAGATGGTTTTTATAAAAATTTAGAATTTGGCACTGGCGGCATGCGTGGAGAAATCGGTCCGGGCACAAACCGGATGAACATATATACGGTTCGGAAAGCATCGGAAGGGTTGGCGCGATACATAGGGTCTTTTGGCGAAGAAGCAAAAAAACGCGGTGTGGTCATTGCCTATGATTCGCGGCATAAGTCTCGGGAATTTGCGATGGAAGCAGCGAAAACGTTGGCCACTCACGGCATTCAAACGTATGTATTTGATGAACTGCGGCCGACGCCGGAGCTTTCGTTTGCTGTTCGTTATTTGCACGCTTTTTCCGGCATTGTCATTACTGCCAGCCATAATCCACCGGAATATAATGGGTATAAAGTGTACGGTGAAGACGGAGGACAGCTTCCTCCAGAGACGGCAGATGCGGTGATTCGATACGTCAATGAAGTGGAAAATGAACTTGATATCCACGTTGAGGACGAAGCAATTTTAAAAGAAAAAGGACTCATTCAAATCATCGGCGAAGAAGTGGACAATGCATATATTGAAGCTGTAAAAACGGTCTCTCTTCAACCGAAGCTGGCGGAAGAAGTGGATATTAACATTGTTTTTACACCGCTTCATGGCACATCCAACAAACCGGTCCGCCGTGCCTTAAAGGAACTTGGATATCGTAATGTGTTTGTTGTCAAAGAACAAGAACAACCAGATCCAAACTTTTCTACCGTTGCATCGCCAAACCCAGAGGAGCATGCAGCATTTGCCTTAGCAATAGAGCTTGGTAAACAAGTCAATGCCGATTTGTTAATTGCGACGGATCCGGATGCCGACCGGTTAGGAATTGCCGTCAAAAATGAGCAAGGCGAATATATAGTGCTCACCGGAAACCAAACGGGAGGCTTGCTGTTGTACTATTTATTATCACAAAAGAAAGAAAAAGGAATATTGCCGGAAAACGGCGTGGTGCTAAAAACGATTGTCACCTCGGAATTCGGGCGCGTGATTGCGCAATCTTTTGGCTTAGATACGGTGGATACATTAACCGGATTTAAATTTATCGGTGAAAAAATCAAAGAATATGAACAAACGGGGCAATATACGTTCCAATTTGGTTATGAGGAAAGCTACGGCTATTTAATCGGTGATTTTGCCCGCGACAAAGATGCGGTGCAAGCAGCGGTATTGGCCGCGGAAGTATGCGCATTTTATAAAAAACAGGGTATGTCTTTGTATGAAGGATTAATACAATTGTTTGACCAATACGGCTATTACCGTGAAGGACAGCAGTCATTAACATTAAAAGGAAAAGAAGGAGCAGAAACGATTCAAGCGATTTTAACATCGTTCCGCAATGAACCTCCGACAGAAGTAGCAGGAAAAAAAGTAACCGTGATTGAGGATTATAAAACGAAAGAACGGATCCATACGTTGACGGGCGAAAAAACAGTAATTACCCTTCCAACTTCCAACGTATTAAAATATGTATTGGAGGACGATTCATGGTTTTGCTTGCGTCCTTCGGGAACGGAGCCGAAAATCAAAGTGTATTTCGGTGTGAAGGGACAGTCATTGGCAGACAGTGAAGCAAAGCTGCAGCAACTTTCTGACGCAGTGATGAAACGAGTTCATGACTTTCTTCGCACTGCTTCGTTATCTTAA
- a CDS encoding SDR family oxidoreductase, with protein MLTNQVAIVTGASRGIGKAVAFQLAEQGVKLALVGSSEGIYETEKELKEKGFSYVKAFQVDVANEQQMQKMVTEVLEAFGQIDILVNNAGIGFFKEVEETTVEEWERIFAVNVQGVFIGVKAVLPHMKERKSGTIITISSDVGRYTIPNGAAYTATKYAVQGFSGSLAQEVRKYGIRVGTINPGMVDTYFADSIQGVPEKRDWLKAEDVAKAVVYMASAPKHMLIDEIILHPLIQQYPIA; from the coding sequence ATGTTAACAAACCAAGTAGCGATTGTTACAGGAGCTTCGCGCGGAATCGGAAAAGCCGTTGCATTTCAATTAGCGGAGCAAGGAGTAAAATTGGCGCTGGTGGGAAGTTCTGAAGGGATTTATGAAACGGAAAAAGAGCTAAAAGAGAAAGGATTTTCTTATGTGAAGGCGTTCCAAGTGGACGTTGCCAATGAACAACAGATGCAAAAGATGGTTACAGAAGTATTAGAAGCGTTTGGACAAATCGATATTCTCGTCAATAACGCAGGAATTGGATTTTTTAAAGAAGTGGAAGAGACGACCGTGGAAGAATGGGAGCGCATCTTTGCCGTCAATGTTCAAGGCGTGTTTATCGGGGTAAAAGCCGTGCTTCCACACATGAAAGAAAGAAAATCGGGAACGATTATTACCATTTCTTCCGATGTCGGCCGTTACACGATTCCGAACGGGGCGGCATACACTGCGACCAAATACGCCGTTCAAGGATTTTCCGGTTCGCTTGCGCAGGAAGTAAGAAAGTACGGCATTCGCGTTGGTACGATTAACCCAGGAATGGTTGATACGTACTTTGCCGATTCCATCCAAGGCGTTCCGGAAAAACGCGATTGGCTGAAAGCCGAAGATGTCGCAAAAGCGGTCGTGTATATGGCAAGCGCTCCAAAGCATATGCTTATTGATGAGATTATACTTCATCCGCTCATTCAACAATATCCTATTGCATAA
- a CDS encoding GAF domain-containing sensor histidine kinase translates to MDREKQDIQELLTLKSIAETLNQCNDVKEMLQTVLKELIQVMKLQCGWIFFVHPKEGYSFIADYQLPPALTWGNKKPMCEGDCWCLERYRDGRLQRAANVIECKRLEQAIEEQWGDTNGVTHHASIPLRAGDEKFGVLNVAAPHKTSFSNKELALLEAVAYQIGTAIKRIKLAENEQKLALIAERNRLARDLHDSVSQLLFSLQLTARGAKEMTEDETIKDAFTYIQQLAQEALQEMRALIWQLRPHGLEHGLANAFQHYGDMLGLKVNVDINGLVDLPNEVEECLWRVGQEALNNCKKHAGVSEVDIAIHAQKHHVHMKVRDEGCGFAKVDGQPFSLGLNSMKERVASLNGEIHIESSVGEGTTIDVIIPLKKGRG, encoded by the coding sequence ATGGACAGAGAGAAGCAGGATATTCAAGAATTGCTGACATTAAAATCCATTGCCGAAACGTTGAATCAGTGCAATGATGTAAAGGAAATGCTGCAGACCGTATTAAAGGAATTAATACAAGTGATGAAACTGCAATGCGGCTGGATTTTTTTCGTCCATCCAAAAGAAGGATACTCTTTTATTGCTGACTATCAATTACCTCCTGCACTGACATGGGGAAACAAGAAACCGATGTGCGAAGGAGACTGTTGGTGTTTGGAACGGTACAGAGATGGGCGGCTGCAGCGGGCAGCGAACGTTATTGAATGCAAGCGGCTTGAACAGGCAATCGAAGAGCAATGGGGAGATACCAATGGCGTCACCCACCACGCGAGCATTCCCCTTCGTGCGGGGGACGAGAAATTTGGGGTGCTCAACGTAGCCGCTCCGCATAAAACGAGCTTTTCCAATAAGGAACTGGCATTATTAGAAGCGGTTGCTTATCAAATCGGGACAGCAATAAAGCGCATCAAGCTCGCTGAAAATGAACAAAAGCTTGCATTAATAGCGGAACGCAACCGCTTGGCGAGAGATTTACACGATTCGGTGAGCCAATTATTATTTTCGTTGCAGTTGACGGCACGCGGCGCAAAGGAAATGACGGAAGATGAAACAATAAAAGATGCGTTCACCTACATTCAGCAATTAGCGCAAGAAGCTCTTCAGGAAATGCGGGCGCTTATTTGGCAGCTTCGTCCGCACGGTTTGGAACATGGACTTGCCAACGCTTTTCAGCATTACGGAGATATGCTCGGATTAAAAGTAAATGTGGATATTAACGGACTGGTTGATTTACCTAACGAAGTCGAAGAGTGTTTATGGCGCGTGGGACAAGAAGCGTTAAATAACTGCAAAAAACATGCAGGAGTATCCGAGGTCGATATTGCGATCCACGCCCAAAAGCACCATGTCCATATGAAGGTACGTGATGAGGGATGCGGATTTGCCAAGGTTGATGGCCAGCCTTTTTCTCTCGGCTTAAATAGTATGAAAGAGAGGGTCGCATCATTAAATGGCGAAATTCATATCGAAAGTTCTGTCGGAGAAGGAACGACCATCGATGTCATCATTCCGTTGAAAAAGGGGAGAGGATAA
- a CDS encoding response regulator, translated as MGIKVLIVDDHHVVRRGLVFFLNTQKEINVVGEAANGEEAVERVKELRPDVVLMDLVMPVMDGIEATKKIKELSPHTKILILTSFSDVDHVIPAIRAGASGYQLKDVEPDQLVQAIISVYRGENQLHPKITAHLITHLSKEGDREEQLIETLTKREKEVLAEIAKGKSNKEIAAALMITEKTVKTHVSNILAKLNLADRTQAALYAVKHLRL; from the coding sequence ATGGGGATCAAAGTGCTTATTGTGGATGATCATCATGTTGTTCGGCGAGGATTAGTTTTTTTCCTCAACACGCAAAAGGAAATCAACGTAGTCGGTGAAGCAGCCAATGGCGAAGAAGCGGTGGAACGAGTGAAAGAACTGCGGCCAGATGTCGTGTTAATGGATTTGGTCATGCCGGTCATGGATGGTATTGAAGCCACGAAAAAAATAAAGGAACTGTCTCCTCATACGAAGATTCTCATTTTAACAAGTTTTTCTGATGTTGATCATGTTATTCCTGCCATTCGTGCCGGCGCGTCGGGGTATCAATTGAAGGATGTGGAACCAGATCAGTTAGTACAGGCGATTATATCTGTGTACCGAGGCGAAAATCAGCTTCATCCGAAAATCACTGCTCATTTAATCACTCACTTGTCAAAAGAAGGGGATCGTGAGGAGCAGCTTATTGAAACGTTGACGAAGCGAGAAAAAGAAGTGCTTGCTGAAATCGCGAAGGGAAAAAGCAATAAAGAGATTGCTGCAGCATTGATGATTACGGAAAAAACAGTCAAAACGCATGTATCCAATATACTTGCCAAGTTAAATCTTGCGGATCGTACCCAAGCCGCTCTTTATGCCGTAAAACATCTCAGACTTTAG
- a CDS encoding NADPH-dependent FMN reductase: protein MHIVVVNGSPRKSGRTGIVARHIARQYRAQLIDLSEEAIPLYNGEASQEELPSVLHLRRQMQQADGVILCSPEYHGAMSGALKNALDFLSSDQFEHKPVALIAVAGGGKGGINALNNMRTVMRSLHANTIPKQLVLDPPSFAGDHLTKPAALQVDDVFFELRRYINAAKWWREQA from the coding sequence ATGCATATTGTTGTCGTGAACGGGAGTCCGCGCAAATCGGGGAGAACGGGAATCGTCGCTAGACATATTGCAAGGCAATACAGGGCTCAGCTGATTGATTTGAGCGAAGAAGCGATTCCGCTATATAACGGGGAGGCAAGCCAAGAAGAATTGCCCAGTGTCCTTCATCTGCGTCGGCAAATGCAACAGGCAGATGGCGTTATTCTTTGCTCGCCTGAGTATCACGGCGCCATGAGTGGAGCGTTAAAAAATGCTCTTGATTTTTTAAGCAGCGACCAATTTGAACACAAACCAGTTGCTCTTATCGCGGTAGCAGGGGGAGGAAAAGGTGGAATTAATGCCTTAAACAACATGCGGACGGTGATGCGCAGCCTGCATGCGAATACTATTCCGAAGCAGCTGGTTTTAGATCCTCCTAGTTTTGCTGGCGATCATTTAACGAAGCCGGCAGCTTTGCAGGTGGATGATGTCTTTTTCGAACTGCGGCGTTATATCAACGCAGCCAAGTGGTGGAGGGAGCAGGCATGA
- a CDS encoding MFS transporter: MNSLHRDRRLYLLLVANLFSSVGTGITMTAVPWLLVQKPDGGTWFGYMSTTMTIIMFLLTPYVGMWIDHMSRKAMLMLGEAMGLVIAAMFALYGMMGTEYHVWHLVILFASGSLYYFLFYPTLFAFTQEVFHPDQYKTLNGIMEIQGQLATVISGGAASLLLTKVPLYSILWLDACTYVVAIVGLFFIPYQRSVRNGDTHSFWMKMTEGYHYMKARPLLFCFLLASFMPFIGVMMTNYLHPIYITDVLKEDSSVYGIQSMIYGIGAALAGLIVPLWLRKIGTEVSITITVFMYAMAMTMFLLVKNTWIFYVLVSLTAFGNAGTRVARSSLMMERIPNGKIGRIDSLFRALGFLIRSALLSVFTGLVSLQHVLIPYAILSGLLIISGLLVLRTGESVKKEQLHLTSTG, encoded by the coding sequence ATGAACAGCCTGCATCGCGACCGTCGGTTATATTTGTTACTCGTTGCCAATTTGTTTTCTTCCGTTGGAACAGGAATCACGATGACGGCGGTTCCTTGGCTGCTTGTGCAAAAACCTGACGGAGGAACGTGGTTTGGCTACATGTCCACAACGATGACGATCATCATGTTTTTATTGACACCGTATGTCGGAATGTGGATTGATCATATGTCGCGAAAAGCTATGTTAATGCTTGGAGAGGCAATGGGACTAGTGATTGCCGCTATGTTTGCGCTTTATGGGATGATGGGAACAGAGTATCATGTATGGCATTTAGTGATTTTATTTGCCAGCGGCTCCCTATATTATTTTCTCTTTTATCCGACGCTATTTGCATTTACCCAAGAAGTATTTCACCCTGATCAATATAAGACGTTAAATGGGATTATGGAGATTCAAGGACAATTGGCCACCGTCATCTCCGGCGGAGCGGCAAGCCTGCTTCTTACGAAAGTGCCACTTTACTCGATTTTATGGCTAGATGCGTGCACGTATGTGGTAGCGATTGTTGGCCTTTTCTTTATCCCATATCAACGTTCTGTCAGAAATGGAGACACACATTCGTTTTGGATGAAGATGACCGAAGGATACCATTATATGAAAGCTCGTCCGCTTTTATTTTGTTTTTTGCTTGCTTCGTTCATGCCCTTTATTGGTGTGATGATGACTAATTATCTTCATCCAATTTATATTACCGATGTCTTAAAGGAAGATAGTTCGGTATACGGCATTCAAAGCATGATATACGGAATCGGGGCCGCGCTCGCAGGGTTGATCGTGCCGTTATGGCTAAGGAAAATCGGAACCGAAGTAAGCATCACAATTACCGTCTTTATGTATGCGATGGCGATGACCATGTTTCTATTGGTGAAAAACACGTGGATATTTTATGTGCTTGTTAGCCTAACGGCGTTTGGCAATGCGGGGACAAGGGTGGCCCGCAGCTCGCTGATGATGGAACGGATTCCTAATGGGAAAATCGGAAGGATAGACAGCTTATTTCGAGCGCTCGGTTTTCTTATTCGTTCCGCTTTGTTAAGCGTATTTACTGGCCTCGTTTCATTGCAGCATGTTCTGATTCCATATGCCATATTAAGCGGATTGCTTATCATTTCCGGATTATTGGTACTAAGGACTGGAGAATCGGTGAAAAAAGAACAGCTCCATCTGACATCCACGGGATAA
- a CDS encoding YhdB family protein, which produces MNTVDYDKALYYTHRSQWDNLLILMVRTQDDLLSKKIERFLHAYNFEHDYSVIEKRFTDLLRYIDHALEVSEQKTGTEQYASFYS; this is translated from the coding sequence TTGAACACCGTGGACTATGACAAAGCGTTATATTATACGCACCGTTCTCAATGGGATAACTTGCTCATTTTAATGGTGCGCACGCAAGACGATTTGCTTTCGAAAAAAATCGAGAGGTTTCTTCACGCTTACAACTTCGAACATGATTACTCCGTGATCGAGAAGCGATTCACGGATTTGCTGCGCTACATTGACCATGCTTTGGAAGTGAGCGAACAAAAAACAGGGACAGAGCAGTATGCAAGCTTCTATTCATGA
- a CDS encoding ZIP family metal transporter, whose translation MNSIWLLGFSASAIGMLSGGAIAWLFQGWQRGTPTIFSVCSGMIFGLVTMEILPESIEIGGWFIAIVGLIFGYFIYKHLEKVSHHVIIITNDAKKDLFIHSGLFLTFSIALHNFPTGIALGANAHDSLTKPMITAIMLHNIPEGIAVFTPLLTAGFGTFSIILGATIASAPVGVGAFIGSNYGMVIPWLVAMIIALAMGVMLSVTGKEIFGTALRTSTKIYCVIMAIIGFVLISFYLFFL comes from the coding sequence ATGAACTCAATTTGGCTTTTAGGGTTTTCTGCTTCTGCTATCGGAATGTTATCTGGCGGAGCAATTGCTTGGTTGTTTCAAGGCTGGCAAAGAGGAACGCCGACCATTTTTTCCGTATGTAGCGGAATGATATTTGGACTGGTTACAATGGAAATTTTGCCTGAAAGCATAGAAATTGGAGGTTGGTTTATTGCTATTGTCGGATTGATTTTTGGTTATTTTATTTACAAGCATCTAGAAAAGGTTTCTCATCATGTGATCATTATCACCAATGACGCTAAAAAAGACTTATTCATACATTCTGGTCTATTTTTAACATTCAGTATTGCCCTGCACAATTTTCCAACAGGCATCGCACTTGGAGCAAATGCTCACGATTCATTGACTAAACCAATGATAACTGCGATCATGCTTCACAATATTCCAGAAGGTATCGCTGTTTTCACTCCCTTGCTGACGGCTGGGTTTGGAACTTTCAGCATCATACTTGGGGCAACCATAGCCTCCGCCCCTGTAGGAGTCGGGGCCTTCATCGGAAGCAATTATGGAATGGTGATTCCTTGGCTAGTAGCAATGATTATCGCCTTGGCGATGGGGGTAATGCTTTCCGTGACGGGAAAAGAAATTTTTGGAACAGCTTTACGCACATCTACCAAAATATATTGCGTTATCATGGCTATCATCGGTTTTGTATTGATTTCATTTTATTTGTTTTTTCTGTAA
- a CDS encoding ArsR/SmtB family transcription factor: MKTEDHSFLKSETIENISRIFKVLADPTRIKILYLLSQEECNVNHIAEVLEMSQSAVSHQLSMLRNLRLVKYRREGKTLFYSCDDEHVISLLKQAIDHSEHH, from the coding sequence ATGAAGACCGAAGACCATTCTTTCTTAAAATCCGAAACCATTGAAAATATATCGCGCATATTTAAGGTATTAGCCGATCCAACGCGAATCAAAATTCTTTATTTGTTATCGCAGGAAGAGTGCAATGTTAACCACATTGCGGAAGTGTTGGAAATGTCTCAATCAGCCGTTTCCCATCAGCTTAGTATGTTGCGCAATCTGAGACTGGTTAAGTATCGCCGTGAAGGAAAAACACTGTTTTACTCCTGCGATGACGAACATGTTATTTCATTATTAAAACAAGCCATTGACCATTCTGAACATCATTAA